The Mesorhizobium sp. M1D.F.Ca.ET.043.01.1.1 genome contains a region encoding:
- a CDS encoding DUF167 family protein produces MSAPFRPRDDGIDLCVRLTPKAALDRIDGVETIADGRSHLKVRVRAVPEKGAANAALERLVAKALGVPGSAVSVVAGGTSRLKTVRILGDAAALAKSVDALSG; encoded by the coding sequence ATGAGCGCGCCGTTTCGCCCGCGCGACGACGGCATCGACCTTTGCGTGCGGCTGACGCCGAAGGCGGCGCTCGACCGGATCGACGGCGTCGAAACGATCGCCGACGGGCGCAGCCACCTCAAGGTCCGCGTGCGCGCCGTGCCGGAGAAGGGCGCCGCCAACGCGGCGCTGGAGCGGCTGGTGGCCAAGGCGCTGGGTGTGCCGGGATCGGCAGTTTCGGTCGTTGCCGGGGGGACGTCGCGGCTGAAGACTGTGCGGATATTGGGTGATGCAGCGGCGCTGGCGAAAAGCGTCGACGCTCTTTCCGGATAA
- a CDS encoding MurR/RpiR family transcriptional regulator — protein MKTPADIITRLQLMSQDGTKSDRRLAGLVLSDLDFASKAAISEIAARVGVSEPTVTRFCRNLGCEGLRDFKFYLAQAIAIGGQYLSPEPLSRDAREQRIASAITEAAIAAIQRASENVDMTTLMAVAARIASSGNVLCIGSGGISSMMATEMQNRLFRLGLSALAQVDGQLQRMYAAVATPETTVVAFSVSGYARSVIEAVEVAQQYGAATVAITAADSALAKAADTVILLQSFEDGNIYKPTSSRYALLAILDMIATTVAESRGPKVLENLRRIKQSVNTLKVDDPRLPLGD, from the coding sequence ATGAAGACACCGGCCGATATCATCACGCGTCTTCAGCTGATGTCGCAGGACGGCACCAAGTCGGACCGCCGGCTGGCGGGCTTGGTGCTTTCCGATCTCGATTTCGCCTCCAAGGCCGCGATCTCGGAGATCGCCGCGCGCGTCGGCGTCAGCGAGCCGACGGTCACCCGATTCTGCCGCAATCTCGGCTGCGAGGGCCTGCGCGATTTCAAATTCTATCTGGCGCAGGCGATCGCCATCGGCGGCCAGTATCTGTCGCCGGAGCCGCTGAGCCGCGACGCGCGCGAGCAGCGCATCGCTTCGGCCATCACCGAAGCTGCGATCGCCGCCATCCAGCGCGCCAGCGAGAACGTCGACATGACGACGCTGATGGCTGTGGCCGCCCGCATCGCCAGTTCCGGCAATGTGCTGTGCATCGGCTCCGGCGGCATTTCCTCGATGATGGCGACCGAGATGCAGAACCGGCTGTTCCGGCTGGGCCTCTCGGCGCTCGCCCAGGTCGACGGCCAGCTGCAGCGCATGTATGCCGCGGTCGCAACGCCGGAGACGACGGTGGTCGCCTTCTCGGTGTCGGGCTATGCGCGTTCGGTCATCGAGGCCGTCGAGGTCGCCCAGCAATATGGCGCGGCAACCGTCGCCATCACCGCCGCGGACTCCGCTCTCGCCAAGGCCGCCGACACGGTCATCCTGCTGCAGTCTTTCGAGGACGGCAACATCTACAAGCCGACCTCTTCGCGCTACGCGCTGCTCGCCATCCTCGACATGATCGCCACCACGGTGGCGGAATCGCGCGGCCCCAAAGTGCTGGAGAACCTGCGCCGCATCAAGCAGAGCGTGAACACGCTGAAGGTGGACGATCCAAGGCTGCCGCTGGGGGATTGA
- a CDS encoding SDR family oxidoreductase, with product MVSKADFEGKTIVVTGAGGGLGSAIVALMAERGARIVGCDQSAEALASPHIASRHVFDLLDRASIEAAIPALLDKDGVPDILINNAGWTRAETIDALTADRIEQELDLNLTGVMTFADPLIKAMAGRGSGNVVFISSVNAISHFGNPAYAAAKAGINAYAKSIAVELGRSGLRANVVCPGSIRTAAWDHRLAKDPEILGRLKRLYPLGRIVNASEVAEAVAFLASDRASGITGAVVPVDAGLTAGYLPFIDDILGA from the coding sequence GTGGTCTCGAAGGCCGATTTCGAGGGCAAGACAATTGTCGTCACCGGCGCCGGCGGCGGCCTCGGCTCGGCGATCGTGGCGCTCATGGCCGAGCGCGGCGCCCGCATCGTCGGCTGCGACCAGTCGGCCGAGGCGTTGGCCAGCCCGCATATCGCCTCGCGCCATGTCTTCGACCTGCTCGACCGCGCCTCGATCGAGGCTGCGATCCCTGCCTTGCTCGACAAGGACGGCGTCCCCGACATCCTGATCAACAATGCCGGCTGGACGCGCGCCGAGACGATCGATGCGCTGACGGCCGACAGAATAGAGCAGGAGCTCGACCTTAACCTGACCGGCGTGATGACATTTGCCGACCCGCTGATCAAGGCAATGGCCGGGCGCGGTTCCGGCAATGTCGTCTTCATCTCCTCGGTCAACGCGATTTCGCATTTCGGCAATCCGGCCTATGCCGCCGCCAAGGCCGGCATCAACGCCTACGCCAAATCGATTGCAGTCGAGCTCGGCCGCAGCGGGCTGCGCGCCAATGTCGTCTGTCCGGGCTCGATCCGCACCGCCGCCTGGGACCATCGGCTGGCCAAGGACCCCGAGATCCTTGGCCGGCTGAAGCGGCTCTACCCGCTCGGCCGCATCGTCAATGCGTCCGAAGTGGCCGAGGCCGTGGCTTTCCTTGCCTCCGACCGGGCTTCCGGCATAACTGGCGCGGTGGTGCCGGTGGACGCCGGACTGACAGCCGGCTACCTGCCTTTCATCGACGACATATTGGGAGCGTGA
- the ugpC gene encoding sn-glycerol-3-phosphate ABC transporter ATP-binding protein UgpC, translated as MTDVLFRNLSKSFGQHKILEDINLEIKSGEFVVLVGPSGCGKSTLLRMLAGLETITSGGLVIGGTRANDLPPQKRNIAMVFQSYALFPHLKAADNIGFGPKIRGETRAAIDDKVKKASGVLNLFSYLDRYPRQLSGGQRQRVAMGRAIVREPSVFLFDEPLSNLDAQLRVQMRTEIKALHQRLRSTIVYVTHDQIEAMTMADRIVVMDRGRIQQVGQPLELYDKPANKFVAGFIGSPSMSFVSGALKTSDSRSWFETRGGGRLALAGKTAAGSDTVEAGIRPEHFVIGAAEGAIAIDVDVVEPTGSETHVYGSVGDDTVRAVFRDRLQVKPGDRLPVSVDPRNIHLFDKATGLPL; from the coding sequence ATGACCGATGTCCTGTTTCGCAACCTGTCGAAATCCTTCGGCCAGCACAAAATCCTCGAGGACATCAACCTCGAGATCAAGAGCGGCGAGTTCGTCGTGCTGGTCGGTCCGTCCGGCTGCGGCAAGTCGACCCTGCTGCGCATGCTGGCCGGGCTGGAGACGATCACCTCGGGCGGCCTCGTGATCGGCGGCACGCGCGCCAACGACCTGCCGCCGCAGAAGCGCAACATCGCCATGGTCTTCCAGTCCTACGCGCTGTTCCCGCACCTGAAGGCGGCCGACAATATCGGCTTCGGCCCGAAGATCCGGGGCGAGACCCGCGCGGCGATCGACGACAAGGTGAAGAAGGCGTCCGGCGTGCTCAACCTCTTCTCCTATCTCGACCGCTACCCCAGGCAATTGTCCGGCGGCCAGCGCCAGCGCGTCGCCATGGGCCGCGCCATCGTGCGCGAGCCCTCGGTGTTTCTCTTCGACGAACCGCTCTCCAACCTCGACGCGCAACTGCGCGTTCAGATGCGCACCGAGATCAAGGCGCTGCACCAGCGGCTGAGATCGACCATCGTCTACGTCACCCACGACCAGATCGAGGCGATGACCATGGCCGACCGCATCGTGGTGATGGACCGCGGCCGCATCCAGCAGGTCGGCCAGCCGCTCGAGCTCTACGATAAGCCGGCTAACAAATTCGTCGCCGGCTTCATCGGCTCGCCTTCGATGAGTTTTGTCTCCGGCGCGCTGAAGACCTCCGACAGCAGATCCTGGTTCGAGACCAGAGGCGGCGGCCGGCTGGCGCTTGCCGGCAAGACGGCGGCCGGCAGCGACACCGTGGAGGCCGGCATCCGCCCCGAGCATTTCGTCATCGGCGCCGCCGAGGGCGCGATCGCCATCGACGTCGATGTCGTCGAGCCGACCGGCTCGGAAACGCATGTCTATGGCTCGGTCGGCGACGACACGGTGCGCGCCGTGTTCCGCGACCGGCTGCAGGTCAAACCGGGCGACCGGCTGCCGGTGAGCGTCGACCCGCGCAACATCCACCTCTTCGACAAGGCGACGGGCCTGCCGCTGTGA